One genomic window of Desulfovibrio legallii includes the following:
- a CDS encoding lipoyl protein ligase domain-containing protein yields the protein MTARWRLLDLPPMTAAENMALDEVLLEIRGQGRSTDTLRFLQFRPAAALVGFHQSVQEEIRLDYCRAQGIEVNRRITGGGGLLFDESQIGWEVICAKEFFGVRIPNAALFRRMCEPTVTALRAMGLDAAFRPRNDIEVTGRKITGTGGTESDSAFMFQGTLLVDFDVETMLRCLRVPVEKLKAKEIDSIKKRVTCLAWELGRAPQTAEVKARLVEAFARHFDIAFAPGGLTAEEEDLLAERLPYFRSQEWIDMVRPTYEKTEAVQGARKSPYGLVRVTLQVNLPRGRLNNVYITGDFLSFPGRALFDLEAALRGRPLDAAQLCGVVRDFFAQGRITIPDMGAEDICIPLRMALEKAAIARHGIPLADCNRIYTTNGSFDQVLAAGPRALLLPYCAKLKDCDCRTSKECWACGRCSVGDAWTLGQERELETVCVVNYEDLMVELGRLKGAGAPAFIGCCCRPFFVKHAEDFERMGLPGILVDIENTTCYELDQSEAAHRGEFRDQTGLHLGLLRAILDVAGQGRAACAP from the coding sequence ATGACAGCGCGCTGGCGACTGCTGGATTTGCCGCCCATGACGGCGGCGGAGAACATGGCTCTGGACGAGGTGCTGCTGGAGATCCGCGGGCAAGGCCGCTCCACGGACACGCTCCGCTTTCTGCAGTTCCGTCCGGCGGCGGCCCTGGTGGGTTTTCACCAGTCCGTGCAGGAGGAAATCCGCCTGGACTACTGCCGGGCGCAGGGCATTGAGGTCAACCGCCGCATTACGGGCGGGGGCGGGCTGCTTTTTGACGAGAGCCAGATCGGCTGGGAGGTCATCTGCGCCAAGGAATTTTTCGGGGTGCGCATCCCCAACGCGGCCCTGTTCCGGCGCATGTGCGAACCCACGGTGACGGCCCTGCGCGCCATGGGGCTGGACGCGGCCTTCCGCCCCCGCAACGACATTGAGGTGACGGGCCGCAAAATTACGGGCACGGGCGGCACGGAAAGCGACAGCGCCTTCATGTTTCAGGGCACGCTGCTGGTGGATTTTGACGTGGAAACCATGCTCAGATGCCTGCGCGTGCCCGTGGAAAAGCTCAAGGCCAAGGAGATCGACTCCATCAAGAAGCGGGTTACCTGCCTGGCCTGGGAGCTGGGGCGCGCGCCCCAGACCGCCGAGGTCAAGGCGCGCCTGGTCGAGGCCTTTGCCCGGCACTTCGACATTGCGTTTGCGCCGGGCGGGCTCACGGCCGAGGAGGAAGACCTGCTGGCCGAGCGTCTGCCCTATTTCCGCTCTCAGGAGTGGATCGACATGGTGCGGCCTACCTACGAGAAGACCGAGGCCGTGCAGGGCGCGCGCAAAAGTCCCTACGGCCTGGTGCGGGTGACCCTGCAGGTCAACCTGCCGCGCGGGCGGCTCAATAACGTGTATATTACCGGCGACTTCCTGTCCTTTCCCGGCCGGGCGCTGTTTGACCTGGAGGCGGCCCTGCGCGGGCGGCCTCTGGATGCGGCGCAGCTCTGCGGCGTGGTGCGCGACTTTTTCGCCCAGGGCCGCATCACCATTCCGGATATGGGCGCGGAGGACATCTGCATCCCCCTGCGCATGGCCCTGGAAAAGGCCGCCATCGCCCGCCACGGCATCCCCCTGGCGGACTGCAACCGCATCTACACCACCAACGGCAGCTTTGATCAGGTGCTGGCCGCCGGGCCGCGCGCCCTGCTTTTGCCTTACTGCGCCAAGCTCAAGGACTGCGACTGCCGCACCTCCAAGGAGTGCTGGGCCTGCGGCCGCTGCAGCGTGGGCGACGCCTGGACCCTGGGGCAGGAACGGGAGCTTGAGACCGTCTGCGTGGTCAATTACGAGGACCTGATGGTGGAGCTGGGCCGGCTCAAGGGCGCGGGCGCGCCGGCCTTTATCGGCTGCTGCTGCCGGCCGTTCTTTGTCAAGCACGCCGAGGATTTTGAACGCATGGGCCTGCCGGGCATCCTGGTGGATATAGAAAATACCACCTGCTACGAGCTGGACCAGAGCGAAGCCGCCCACAGGGGCGAATTCCGGGATCAGACCGGGCTGCATCTGGGCCTGCTGCGCGCCATTCTGGACGTGGCCGGGCAGGGGAGGGCCGCATGCGCTCCGTAA
- a CDS encoding geranylgeranyl reductase family protein gives MRSVSCDILVVGAGPAGSSAARAAAWEGAHVLLAERRPVVGLPVRCAEYIPAMLVGQADVGRGYIVQRTTGMRSFLHGRCIQDMAAPGCLIDRHLFDQALADAAVRAGARLLTGHSVLGREADGAVRLAAPDGETLQVRATVIIGADGPKSRVARWVGLGATHCLPSVQVRLPLREKLEHTHIYFDESVIAGYAWLFPKGNVANVGLGMLPPPGRPGLRHVLRRLVRGLTGLGLVEDRVLGSTGGWIPAGAPRPCVAGDVLLAGDAAGHTHPITGAGIFQAVMGGRMAGRWAAQAVREGNTELLRGYGEEWADFYGETLAHAHQRRRQWEAYKGPLDGAINRFWIGFREYYAAS, from the coding sequence ATGCGCTCCGTAAGCTGCGATATTCTGGTTGTGGGCGCGGGGCCCGCCGGGTCCAGCGCGGCCCGCGCGGCGGCCTGGGAGGGCGCGCATGTGCTGCTGGCGGAGCGGCGGCCCGTGGTGGGGCTGCCCGTGCGCTGCGCCGAGTACATTCCGGCCATGCTGGTGGGGCAGGCCGATGTGGGCCGGGGCTATATTGTGCAGCGCACTACGGGCATGCGCAGCTTTCTGCACGGCCGTTGCATTCAGGATATGGCCGCCCCCGGCTGCCTCATTGACCGGCATCTGTTTGACCAGGCCCTGGCTGACGCCGCAGTGCGGGCGGGCGCGCGGCTGCTCACGGGGCACAGCGTGCTGGGCCGCGAGGCGGACGGGGCCGTGCGGCTGGCCGCGCCCGATGGGGAAACCCTGCAGGTGCGGGCCACGGTCATCATCGGGGCGGACGGCCCCAAGTCCCGCGTGGCCCGCTGGGTGGGGCTGGGCGCAACCCATTGCCTGCCCTCGGTGCAGGTGCGGCTGCCCCTGCGGGAAAAGCTGGAGCATACCCACATCTATTTTGATGAAAGCGTCATTGCGGGCTACGCCTGGCTCTTCCCCAAGGGGAACGTGGCCAATGTGGGGCTGGGCATGCTGCCGCCCCCCGGCAGGCCGGGCCTGCGCCATGTGCTGCGGCGCCTTGTGCGCGGGCTTACGGGCCTGGGCCTGGTGGAGGACCGCGTGCTGGGCAGCACCGGCGGCTGGATACCGGCGGGCGCGCCCCGGCCCTGCGTGGCGGGCGACGTGCTCCTGGCGGGCGACGCCGCCGGGCACACCCATCCCATCACGGGCGCGGGCATTTTTCAGGCCGTTATGGGCGGCCGCATGGCCGGGCGCTGGGCCGCCCAGGCCGTCCGGGAAGGGAATACGGAGCTGCTGCGCGGCTATGGCGAGGAATGGGCCGATTTTTATGGCGAAACCCTGGCCCACGCCCACCAGCGCCGCCGTCAGTGGGAGGCTTACAAGGGGCCGCTGGATGGGGCCATCAACCGTTTCTGGATAGGATTCAGGGAGTATTATGCAGCTTCTTGA
- a CDS encoding radical SAM protein, translating into MQLLEHPVREQKPASRQACGPEGACAAASAAACRASAEPPVPEELTWDAARLERAGALSRRRFGRGVAFYLPGMFVRDGVCGQYPALSVTGARCAQRCAHCGGQLLRNMPDVSTPELLLQRCRRLAAQGVRGVLLSGGCDGQGRVPWKALIPTIARVKAETGLFVSVHCGLLEAATALDLKRAGADQALVDIIGSAATYAQVYHLADGPERLRRTLEALDAADLPVVPHIVAGLHFGRLLGEGKALELLAQRPPALLVVVACMRLPGTDMAQARAITAEEVCGVLIRARELLPETEISLGCARPRNADALEALALRAGVSRMALPSAETVDLARAQGLEPTFYKTCCSVRLGAGAADW; encoded by the coding sequence ATGCAGCTTCTTGAGCACCCCGTGCGGGAACAAAAGCCCGCTTCGCGACAAGCCTGCGGGCCGGAAGGGGCCTGCGCCGCCGCGTCGGCGGCCGCCTGCCGTGCAAGCGCCGAACCGCCCGTGCCGGAAGAGCTGACCTGGGACGCGGCCCGGCTGGAGCGGGCTGGGGCCCTTTCTCGCCGCCGCTTCGGCCGGGGCGTGGCTTTTTATCTGCCGGGCATGTTCGTGCGCGATGGCGTATGCGGGCAGTACCCGGCCCTCTCCGTCACCGGGGCGCGTTGCGCCCAGCGCTGCGCCCACTGCGGTGGGCAGCTGCTCAGAAATATGCCGGACGTTTCCACGCCGGAGCTTCTGCTGCAGCGCTGTCGCCGCCTGGCCGCGCAGGGCGTGCGCGGCGTGCTGCTTTCCGGCGGCTGCGACGGGCAGGGGCGGGTGCCCTGGAAGGCGCTTATCCCGACCATCGCCCGGGTGAAGGCGGAAACGGGGCTGTTTGTTTCCGTGCACTGCGGGCTGCTGGAGGCGGCCACGGCTCTGGATTTGAAGCGGGCCGGGGCGGATCAGGCCCTGGTGGACATTATCGGCAGCGCGGCCACCTACGCCCAGGTCTACCATCTGGCCGACGGGCCGGAGCGCCTGCGCCGGACCCTGGAGGCCCTGGACGCCGCCGATCTGCCCGTGGTGCCGCACATTGTGGCGGGCCTGCACTTCGGCCGCCTGCTGGGCGAGGGCAAGGCGCTGGAGCTGCTGGCCCAGCGGCCCCCGGCCCTGCTGGTGGTGGTGGCCTGCATGCGCCTGCCCGGCACGGACATGGCCCAGGCCAGGGCCATAACCGCCGAGGAGGTTTGCGGGGTGCTCATCCGCGCGCGCGAGCTCCTGCCGGAAACGGAAATCAGCCTGGGCTGCGCCCGCCCCCGCAACGCCGATGCCCTGGAGGCCCTGGCCCTGCGCGCCGGGGTGAGCCGCATGGCCCTGCCTTCGGCGGAAACCGTGGACCTGGCCCGTGCGCAGGGCCTTGAGCCGACCTTTTACAAAACCTGCTGCTCCGTCCGCCTGGGCGCGGGCGCGGCCGATTGGTAA
- a CDS encoding radical SAM protein, producing MSSVPELTRQEAPQRPAPQPESPDALRMSLAAAMTLDFAPGSFYRNACLGCINLLLTYRSGCAARCAYCGLSGDKQKKKSNCKSFIRVTWPAFTLDAIIDGIIRRQSRVKRICISMLTNSRAPRDTENICRRLRAAVDIPVSLLISPTILNRENLRRFRDAGADKIGVAIDLATPELFDHYRGSGVGGPHTWARYWECLGESLEVFGRDMAGSHFMVGMGETEADMCRAMQRVRDMGGNTHLFSFYPEGGSPLAQRLPPPIDQYRRIQLARWLIDHDRAAEKNFTYNERGAVVDYGLPRAELEAVIATGEPFRTCGCTGRDGEVACNRPYANGRPGPGIRNYPFKPEAADIRHIRLQLGLPA from the coding sequence ATGAGTTCAGTCCCGGAATTGACCCGTCAAGAGGCCCCCCAGCGCCCAGCGCCGCAGCCCGAAAGCCCGGACGCGCTGCGCATGAGCCTGGCCGCCGCCATGACCCTGGATTTTGCGCCGGGCAGCTTTTACCGCAACGCCTGCCTGGGCTGCATCAACCTGCTGCTTACCTACCGTTCCGGCTGCGCGGCGCGCTGCGCCTACTGCGGCCTTTCCGGCGACAAACAGAAAAAAAAGAGCAACTGCAAAAGTTTCATCCGCGTCACCTGGCCCGCCTTTACGCTGGACGCCATCATTGACGGCATTATCCGTCGTCAGAGCCGCGTCAAACGAATTTGCATCTCCATGCTCACCAACAGCCGCGCTCCGCGCGACACGGAGAACATCTGCCGTCGGCTGCGCGCGGCCGTGGACATTCCCGTTTCCCTGCTTATTTCGCCCACCATTCTTAACCGCGAGAATCTGCGGCGTTTCCGCGACGCGGGCGCGGACAAGATCGGCGTGGCCATTGACCTGGCCACCCCGGAGCTGTTCGACCACTACCGCGGCTCCGGCGTGGGCGGCCCGCACACCTGGGCGCGCTACTGGGAGTGCCTGGGCGAAAGCCTGGAAGTCTTTGGCCGGGATATGGCCGGCTCGCATTTTATGGTAGGCATGGGCGAAACCGAGGCCGACATGTGCCGGGCCATGCAGCGGGTGCGGGATATGGGCGGCAACACGCACTTGTTTTCCTTTTATCCCGAAGGCGGCTCCCCCCTGGCGCAGCGCCTGCCCCCGCCCATAGACCAGTACCGCCGCATCCAGCTGGCCCGCTGGCTCATCGACCACGACAGGGCGGCGGAAAAGAATTTTACCTATAACGAACGCGGAGCCGTGGTTGACTACGGCTTGCCCCGCGCGGAGCTGGAGGCCGTCATCGCCACGGGCGAGCCCTTCCGCACCTGCGGCTGCACCGGCCGCGACGGCGAGGTGGCCTGCAACCGGCCCTATGCCAACGGCAGGCCCGGCCCCGGCATCCGCAACTACCCCTTCAAACCGGAAGCGGCGGACATACGCCATATCCGCCTGCAACTGGGCCTGCCCGCATAA
- a CDS encoding glycosyltransferase family 61 protein yields MLRLFDDAAHLAGSTRHALRFGQAEGPALRCACLKKAYIWGAFPFISLHPGRLLDTALDESSNYPDTEHRLQHHLAREHVFRPQAVLEDCAFLANNWCHTFFHWMTECLPRVAYFEQAGFRGAYLVRAAAPFMRDSLAMLGVSADRIVAYTPDCIVKNLYVAEKFTFAGLTEHAPVFFRIREALRAPTAAPGPRRRVYSHRSGTRRVLNAEAVQALCRQYAFEIVDLAALPLARQLEITANTSILAGPHGAGMVHAWFLPEGATLIEFFSRKYVNYTARPFIKLLRLTYFPLPEYSNQDYGDPNFFHNFCTADMTVAEDVLAEILRAAVALEER; encoded by the coding sequence ATGCTGCGACTTTTTGACGACGCCGCGCACCTGGCCGGCAGCACGCGCCATGCACTCCGCTTCGGGCAGGCCGAGGGCCCGGCCCTGCGCTGCGCCTGCCTGAAAAAGGCCTACATCTGGGGCGCGTTTCCCTTTATCTCTCTCCATCCCGGCAGACTGCTGGATACAGCCCTGGACGAGTCCTCCAACTATCCGGATACGGAACACCGCCTGCAGCACCACCTGGCGCGGGAACACGTTTTTCGCCCCCAGGCGGTGCTTGAGGACTGCGCCTTCCTGGCCAACAACTGGTGCCACACCTTTTTTCACTGGATGACGGAGTGCCTGCCGCGCGTGGCCTATTTTGAACAGGCGGGCTTTCGCGGCGCATACCTGGTGCGCGCCGCTGCGCCTTTTATGCGGGATTCCCTCGCCATGCTGGGCGTAAGCGCGGACCGCATTGTGGCCTATACCCCGGATTGCATCGTCAAAAACCTTTATGTGGCGGAAAAATTTACTTTTGCCGGCCTGACGGAACACGCCCCGGTTTTCTTCCGGATCCGGGAAGCCCTGCGCGCACCGACAGCCGCCCCCGGCCCCCGGCGGCGCGTCTACAGCCACAGATCCGGTACGCGAAGGGTGCTGAACGCCGAGGCCGTTCAGGCCCTTTGCCGCCAATACGCTTTTGAAATCGTGGACCTGGCCGCCCTGCCCCTGGCCCGGCAACTGGAAATCACCGCCAACACAAGCATCCTGGCGGGCCCGCACGGCGCGGGCATGGTCCACGCCTGGTTTCTGCCGGAGGGCGCAACCCTCATAGAATTTTTCTCCAGAAAATACGTGAACTATACCGCCCGCCCGTTCATCAAACTGTTGCGCCTCACCTACTTTCCCCTGCCGGAATACAGCAATCAGGACTACGGCGACCCCAACTTCTTCCACAACTTCTGCACCGCGGACATGACCGTTGCGGAAGACGTCCTGGCTGAAATCCTGCGGGCCGCCGTGGCGCTGGAAGAACGGTAA
- a CDS encoding glycosyltransferase family 2 protein — MKFSVITAVYNGKKFLPRLMASLHRQSYPHWEWIVQDGGSTDGTLDLLRAWDDPRVRPVSEPDTGVYDAWNKAVRRATGHWALFLGADDALLHPHTLAQCCRHLRRLPDAVELAFGALFQGKDGQPRTVCDRSLSAVYRQFFSNMGLAFPATFARLSLLRREPFDPRYRIAGDFDWAARVLTGHNLARLPVAVSYMELGGMSSGRDRTLQDERRRVLRTRIAPKADAFMAASREYSLEEKIPLEPFAAH; from the coding sequence ATGAAATTTTCCGTCATCACAGCCGTATACAACGGCAAAAAATTTCTGCCCCGGCTCATGGCCTCCCTCCACCGCCAGTCCTACCCGCACTGGGAATGGATTGTGCAGGACGGCGGCTCCACTGACGGCACCCTGGACCTTCTGCGGGCCTGGGACGACCCGCGGGTGCGCCCGGTTTCGGAGCCGGACACCGGCGTTTATGATGCCTGGAACAAAGCCGTGCGCCGGGCCACGGGCCACTGGGCGCTGTTCCTTGGCGCGGACGACGCCCTGCTCCACCCCCACACCCTGGCCCAGTGCTGTCGCCATCTGCGCCGCCTGCCTGACGCCGTGGAGCTGGCCTTCGGAGCGCTGTTCCAGGGGAAGGACGGACAGCCGCGCACCGTCTGCGACCGCAGCCTCTCCGCCGTCTACCGCCAGTTTTTTTCCAACATGGGGCTTGCCTTCCCCGCCACCTTTGCACGCCTCTCCCTGCTGCGGCGGGAACCGTTTGACCCCCGGTACAGAATCGCCGGGGATTTTGACTGGGCGGCCCGCGTGCTGACCGGCCACAACCTGGCCCGCCTGCCCGTGGCCGTAAGCTATATGGAATTGGGCGGGATGAGCTCCGGGCGCGACCGCACCCTGCAGGACGAACGCCGCCGCGTGCTGCGCACCCGGATAGCGCCAAAAGCTGACGCCTTTATGGCGGCCAGCCGAGAATACAGCCTAGAAGAAAAGATACCGTTGGAGCCCTTCGCCGCCCACTGA
- a CDS encoding histidine-type phosphatase — translation MRIPLHLLLAGLVCAALCCSASLAAAPAAAPAQGSETARLLKIVALSRHGVRAPTQDAKTLALWSTRTWPQWPVPTGWLTPRGAQLVTAMWEDLRGELLRLGILPEDVCPPPGRIFVRADVDQRTRATARALLDGLAPGCNRGYAVAAADPDPLFHPVKAGLYSYDPTQVAGEVLQMAEGDLDHLRQEQGEALASLEAMSAPVSAKFCARFNLPPHCGLADIPNSVSVAAGGSGVKLAGGLNAAASLAEIFLLEYGQWPESRAGWGQVDARVLRLVLPLRVRVFDVINRAPQVAKANGASLLNAMSLALAGQHTDQRCNAARLAIFVGHDTNIAQVAALLGLSWKAPGYPPDTIPPGSVLLLELWERSGQYEVRPRFFAQSLEALHAPFAAPLPPAALTPGALPLTDPDRAHKATEAVVSAPPVVGAARFSLEDFQTRVREALQDAPLAPDTAPPLQWGETPAAPAVSPVAGAAVTP, via the coding sequence ATGCGCATCCCCCTTCATCTGCTCCTTGCGGGCCTTGTCTGTGCGGCGCTCTGCTGCAGCGCGTCCCTGGCCGCCGCGCCCGCCGCAGCCCCGGCCCAGGGCTCCGAAACGGCCCGGCTGCTCAAAATAGTCGCCCTCTCGCGCCACGGCGTGCGCGCCCCCACCCAGGACGCCAAAACCCTGGCCCTCTGGAGCACCCGCACCTGGCCCCAGTGGCCCGTGCCCACGGGCTGGCTTACCCCCCGCGGGGCGCAGCTCGTCACCGCCATGTGGGAAGACCTGCGCGGCGAGCTGTTGCGCCTGGGCATCCTGCCCGAAGACGTCTGCCCGCCGCCGGGACGCATCTTTGTGCGCGCCGATGTGGACCAGCGCACCCGGGCCACGGCGCGCGCCCTGCTGGACGGCCTGGCCCCCGGCTGCAACCGGGGCTACGCCGTGGCCGCTGCGGACCCCGATCCCCTTTTCCATCCCGTCAAGGCGGGCCTCTACAGCTATGACCCGACCCAGGTGGCGGGCGAGGTGCTGCAGATGGCGGAGGGCGATCTGGACCACCTGCGGCAGGAGCAAGGCGAGGCCCTGGCCAGCCTGGAGGCCATGAGCGCGCCGGTTTCGGCCAAATTCTGCGCGCGCTTCAACCTGCCGCCGCACTGCGGCCTGGCGGACATTCCCAATTCCGTGAGCGTGGCCGCCGGGGGCAGCGGGGTCAAACTGGCGGGCGGGCTGAACGCGGCCGCCAGCCTGGCCGAAATTTTTCTGCTGGAGTACGGCCAGTGGCCCGAAAGCCGGGCCGGTTGGGGCCAGGTGGACGCGCGGGTGCTGCGCCTGGTGCTGCCCCTGCGCGTTCGGGTTTTCGACGTGATCAACCGCGCGCCGCAGGTGGCCAAGGCCAACGGCGCAAGCCTGCTCAACGCCATGTCCCTCGCCCTGGCGGGCCAGCATACGGACCAGCGCTGCAATGCGGCCAGATTGGCAATCTTTGTGGGGCACGACACCAATATCGCCCAGGTGGCCGCCCTGCTGGGGCTGAGCTGGAAGGCCCCTGGCTACCCCCCCGACACAATCCCGCCGGGAAGCGTGCTGCTGCTGGAGCTTTGGGAACGCAGCGGCCAATACGAGGTGCGCCCGCGCTTTTTCGCTCAGTCTCTGGAGGCCCTGCACGCGCCCTTTGCCGCGCCCCTGCCCCCGGCGGCGCTGACGCCCGGCGCGCTGCCGCTGACGGATCCGGACCGCGCCCACAAGGCCACCGAGGCCGTGGTCAGCGCGCCGCCGGTGGTGGGGGCGGCCCGCTTCAGCCTGGAGGATTTTCAGACCCGGGTGCGCGAAGCCCTGCAGGATGCGCCCCTGGCCCCGGATACCGCCCCGCCCCTGCAATGGGGCGAAACTCCGGCCGCGCCCGCCGTATCCCCCGTTGCCGGGGCCGCCGTAACGCCGTAG
- a CDS encoding N-acetyltransferase, giving the protein MPVAIPRFGVEECPLLPPVRAEDLEGLVIRPATVRDVHGMSALINQYAAANVMLARGPQYLYQHIQDYMVAVTAAADGATPVVVACGALHVLWEDLAEIRSLAVHAACQGHGLGRRMVAALVAHSRALGLPRVFAFTLAADFFARCGFSEYQRDKLPPVVWVECSKCPKFYCCDETAMILEL; this is encoded by the coding sequence ATGCCCGTCGCCATTCCGCGCTTCGGCGTCGAAGAGTGTCCGTTGCTTCCCCCAGTGCGGGCGGAAGATCTGGAAGGCCTGGTCATCCGCCCGGCCACGGTGCGCGACGTGCACGGCATGTCCGCCCTTATCAACCAATACGCCGCGGCCAACGTTATGCTGGCGCGCGGGCCGCAGTACCTTTATCAGCACATTCAGGACTATATGGTGGCGGTAACGGCCGCCGCCGACGGCGCAACGCCGGTGGTGGTGGCCTGCGGGGCGCTGCATGTGCTGTGGGAGGATCTGGCTGAGATCCGCTCTCTGGCGGTGCACGCCGCGTGCCAGGGGCACGGTCTGGGCCGCCGCATGGTGGCGGCGCTGGTGGCGCACAGCCGGGCCCTGGGCCTGCCGCGGGTTTTTGCCTTTACCCTGGCGGCGGATTTTTTCGCCCGCTGCGGCTTCAGCGAATACCAGCGCGACAAACTGCCGCCTGTGGTCTGGGTGGAATGCAGCAAGTGCCCGAAATTCTACTGCTGTGACGAAACGGCCATGATCCTGGAGCTGTGA
- the argF gene encoding ornithine carbamoyltransferase, giving the protein MNRLYQRDFLKELDFTPEDLTYLLDLAALLKRAKKTRTEQPYLEGRNIVILFEKDSTRTRCSFEVAAYDQGARVTYLGPSGSQMGKKESLADTARVLARFYDGIEYRGYGQARVEALALHADVPVWNGLTNEWHPTQFLADMLTMRENSPKPLCEQKLAYLGDARYNMGNSLMVGSALLGLDFRSVAPRALWTSDEVFLTAQKIAEKTGARITRTENVDEGVRGCDFLSTDVWVSMGEPDAVWEERIRLLKPYRVDAAVMNKTGNRDCKFLHCLPSFHNRETAVGEQIYQRFGLNCMEVSDEVFESPRNLAFEEAENRLHTIKAVMVATLAQTPIEVE; this is encoded by the coding sequence ATGAACAGACTGTACCAGAGGGATTTTTTGAAGGAACTGGACTTCACGCCCGAAGACCTCACCTACCTGCTGGATCTGGCGGCCCTGCTCAAGCGGGCCAAGAAAACCCGCACCGAGCAGCCATATCTGGAAGGCAGGAACATCGTGATCCTGTTTGAGAAGGATTCCACCCGCACCCGTTGCTCTTTTGAAGTGGCGGCCTACGACCAGGGCGCGCGGGTGACCTATCTGGGGCCCTCCGGCTCGCAGATGGGCAAAAAGGAATCGCTGGCGGATACGGCGCGCGTGCTGGCCCGGTTTTACGACGGCATTGAGTACCGCGGCTACGGGCAGGCGCGCGTGGAGGCCCTGGCCCTGCACGCCGACGTGCCGGTGTGGAACGGCCTGACCAACGAGTGGCACCCCACCCAGTTTCTGGCCGACATGCTGACCATGCGCGAAAACAGCCCCAAGCCGCTCTGCGAGCAGAAGCTGGCCTATCTGGGCGACGCGCGCTACAATATGGGCAATTCTCTCATGGTGGGCTCGGCCCTGCTGGGGCTGGACTTCCGCTCCGTGGCCCCGCGGGCGCTGTGGACCTCTGACGAAGTTTTTCTCACGGCGCAGAAAATCGCCGAAAAGACCGGCGCGCGCATCACCCGCACGGAAAACGTGGACGAAGGCGTGCGCGGCTGCGACTTCCTCTCTACGGACGTCTGGGTCTCCATGGGCGAGCCCGACGCGGTGTGGGAAGAGCGCATCCGCCTGCTCAAACCCTACCGGGTGGACGCGGCGGTCATGAACAAGACCGGCAACCGCGACTGCAAGTTTCTGCACTGCCTGCCCAGCTTCCACAACCGCGAAACCGCGGTGGGCGAGCAGATCTACCAGCGCTTCGGCCTGAACTGCATGGAAGTGAGCGACGAGGTTTTTGAATCCCCGCGCAACCTGGCCTTTGAAGAGGCGGAAAACCGCCTGCACACCATCAAGGCCGTTATGGTGGCCACCCTGGCCCAGACGCCCATTGAGGTGGAGTAG